Proteins encoded within one genomic window of Companilactobacillus zhachilii:
- a CDS encoding ABC transporter substrate-binding protein, with product MVKYKKLALPLILILGVVLIAVFGKAISAKSATNDNRTEVVFWHEMGGPSEQALEKVVDGFNKSQNKYKVVPKYQGTYDEAIQKILQTHNTSTSPAVFQAFDISTAQMLHSGYTTPVQNFIDEDNYDVSKISSVARAFYANDGKQQAMPFNTSQPVLYYNATLLKKYGITPPPVSPSYSDITRVAKELYEKSGHKTKGMTVQVYGWFMEQALANANRQLANNNDGHTGNPTKVNIDNPDTVEFLKWIKENIKADDFIDYGSGASAGANQTAGFLSDKVGIFIQSSASIGQLSKNNKNELGITYFPHPDGKKANGVAIGGAALWISNDKPKNVQRGAFEFIKYTLKPEVQAQWQKSTGYLALNKDSQKTSILKDLYAKNPAAKVPGEQLANAKANFSNSGILMEGMQLARQLEEVAMETVYNGGDINSALKTADRSINENLAQLNKANGFK from the coding sequence ATGGTGAAGTACAAGAAGTTAGCATTACCGCTGATTTTGATTTTAGGAGTTGTTTTAATTGCCGTATTTGGCAAAGCAATCTCTGCTAAGTCGGCCACAAATGACAATCGAACAGAAGTTGTTTTCTGGCATGAAATGGGTGGACCTTCTGAACAAGCTTTGGAAAAAGTGGTTGATGGATTCAACAAATCACAAAACAAATACAAGGTAGTACCTAAGTATCAAGGTACTTACGATGAAGCTATCCAAAAAATCTTACAAACACACAACACAAGTACTTCACCAGCTGTGTTCCAAGCCTTTGATATTTCAACAGCTCAAATGCTACACAGTGGTTATACAACACCGGTTCAAAATTTTATTGATGAAGATAATTATGATGTAAGTAAAATTTCATCTGTTGCTCGTGCCTTCTACGCCAACGATGGTAAGCAACAAGCTATGCCATTTAATACTTCTCAACCAGTCTTGTACTACAATGCCACCTTGTTGAAGAAGTATGGAATTACACCACCACCAGTTTCACCTTCATATAGTGACATCACTCGTGTTGCCAAAGAATTGTACGAGAAGTCAGGTCACAAGACTAAAGGTATGACTGTGCAAGTTTATGGTTGGTTCATGGAACAAGCCTTGGCCAATGCTAATCGCCAATTAGCTAATAATAATGACGGTCATACAGGTAATCCAACTAAAGTAAATATCGACAATCCTGATACGGTAGAATTTTTGAAGTGGATCAAGGAAAATATTAAAGCTGATGATTTCATCGATTATGGTTCTGGTGCCAGTGCTGGTGCTAACCAAACGGCTGGTTTCTTGTCAGATAAAGTCGGAATCTTTATTCAATCTTCAGCAAGTATCGGTCAATTAAGCAAAAATAACAAAAATGAATTAGGTATTACATATTTCCCACATCCAGATGGTAAAAAAGCTAATGGTGTTGCCATTGGTGGAGCGGCCCTTTGGATCTCAAATGATAAACCAAAGAACGTTCAACGTGGTGCCTTTGAATTTATTAAGTATACTTTGAAACCAGAAGTACAAGCCCAATGGCAAAAATCAACTGGTTACTTAGCCTTGAATAAAGACTCACAAAAGACAAGTATTTTGAAAGATTTATATGCCAAGAATCCCGCAGCCAAAGTTCCAGGTGAACAATTAGCTAATGCCAAAGCTAATTTCTCAAACTCTGGTATTTTGATGGAAGGGATGCAATTAGCTCGTCAATTAGAAGAAGTTGCCATGGAAACTGTTTATAACGGTGGCGACATTAATTCTGCTTTGAAG
- a CDS encoding carbohydrate ABC transporter permease, whose product MELDERAVIKRVLNYLLLIALAVVILAPFFIGIWTSFLPTMDIAKGNFFSTNVSLDNYVAAFTKTPILRYLANTVVIATITMLAQLLFCSMSAYAFVFLKFRFRKTFFTLFLVTMMLPFEAEIIPNFATVKQMGLLDNYAALIIPFLTSAFGTFMLRQSFLQTPAELKEASDIEGLNHFQFYWKIVLPYNKISMITLGAYSFLGAWNQYLWPMLTTFSNNSRVIQNGLKQLQSEETFNDWGMIQASAAIIVIPTIIVLFVGQHYFKSGMNEGAVK is encoded by the coding sequence ATGGAATTAGATGAACGTGCTGTTATTAAACGTGTTCTTAATTACTTACTACTAATTGCCTTGGCAGTTGTTATCTTAGCGCCATTCTTTATCGGGATTTGGACTAGTTTCTTGCCAACAATGGATATTGCTAAAGGAAATTTTTTCAGTACTAACGTTTCACTAGATAACTATGTAGCAGCCTTTACAAAGACACCAATTTTGCGCTATCTAGCTAATACAGTAGTAATTGCTACAATCACAATGTTGGCACAATTATTGTTCTGTTCCATGAGTGCCTATGCATTCGTTTTCCTTAAGTTTAGATTTAGAAAAACTTTCTTTACTCTCTTCTTAGTAACAATGATGTTGCCTTTTGAAGCCGAAATTATTCCTAACTTTGCGACGGTTAAACAAATGGGATTGCTAGACAACTACGCTGCTTTGATTATTCCATTTCTAACATCAGCCTTTGGGACATTCATGTTGCGTCAATCATTCCTCCAAACACCAGCTGAATTGAAGGAAGCTTCAGATATTGAAGGATTGAATCATTTCCAATTTTACTGGAAAATCGTTTTGCCATATAACAAGATCAGTATGATTACTTTAGGAGCTTATAGTTTCTTGGGGGCTTGGAATCAATATTTATGGCCAATGTTGACAACTTTCAGTAACAATTCACGTGTGATTCAAAACGGATTGAAACAATTACAATCAGAAGAAACATTCAACGACTGGGGTATGATTCAAGCTAGTGCGGCAATTATCGTTATTCCAACGATTATCGTTCTTTTTGTCGGTCAACATTACTTCAAGTCAGGGATGAATGAGGGGGCTGTTAAATAA